In Brevibacterium zhoupengii, the following are encoded in one genomic region:
- a CDS encoding DEAD/DEAH box helicase, which yields MVRLQEIPAEFADEDAVYEAFGSYCQELGIEPYPAQDEAILNILAGDNTIVATPTGSGKSLVALFALYQSFTRGIRAYYTAPLKALVSEKFFSLIDAFGAENVGMITGDSTVNGDAPVICATAEILANQALREGGMVDAGMVIMDEFHYVADPSRGWAWQVPLLEMPQAQFVLMSATLGDTSEICRTMEDTTGRDSSVVTSATRPVPLEYEYSTETLSDTLRSLVRNDKAPVYVVSYSQAGAIDLATGLLSVDLASKEQKAAIAAAIKGFTFAKGFGQNLRKLLLHGVGVHHAGMLPKYRRLVEQLALKGLLLVISGTDTLGVGINVPIRSVLLTGLTKFDGRKMRKLSVREFQQLAGRAGRAGFDTRGYVIAQAPEHVIENMRAEAKAVNTDKKKKKIKKKSAPAGFVGWSEETFTKLIESQAESLRSRMKIDHSTILNLVARPGSDVSTISRFIDKTHESRERHLDLKLTALRIGRSLIDAGLIEVRDGELLPTTDLGPQFALNQPLAPFVLAALEMLDPETETYALDVVSLVESTTPVPFPVLKGQLDRIKKDTLAELKADGLEYPERMAILDEIEGPKPLAEILEPAFEHFIEAHPWLRAGNFEPKSIVRDMLEQAMGFTQFVGYYSLTRVEGSLLRYLTDVFRALTHNVPADDRTEELSTIIEWLGETIARTDSSLLDEWRTLQGLSPTDFADEELPDLDRKFSDNVRVFTAEVRNALFHRVLLAERADYAELGRLDAEDGFDATAWEDAIEDFYEEYGDLLTDGKARGKEYISIEAGSQTWTVRQTLADPDDNRDWAIDAEVDVPASDEAGDIVLRILAVGEISARPHSSNVSAE from the coding sequence GTGGTGCGATTGCAGGAGATCCCAGCGGAATTCGCTGATGAAGACGCAGTGTACGAGGCCTTCGGCAGTTACTGCCAGGAGCTGGGAATCGAACCGTACCCCGCTCAGGATGAAGCCATCCTCAATATTCTGGCCGGGGACAACACGATCGTGGCCACCCCCACAGGTTCGGGCAAGTCCCTCGTGGCTCTGTTCGCTCTCTACCAATCATTCACCCGTGGGATCCGGGCCTACTACACGGCCCCGCTCAAGGCTCTGGTGAGTGAGAAGTTCTTCTCCCTCATCGACGCCTTCGGTGCCGAAAACGTCGGGATGATCACCGGCGACTCCACGGTCAACGGGGATGCCCCCGTCATCTGCGCGACGGCTGAGATCCTGGCCAACCAGGCTCTGCGCGAAGGCGGAATGGTCGACGCAGGCATGGTCATCATGGATGAGTTCCATTATGTCGCCGATCCCTCACGCGGATGGGCATGGCAGGTGCCCCTTCTCGAGATGCCCCAAGCGCAGTTCGTGCTCATGTCGGCCACATTGGGCGATACGAGTGAAATCTGTCGCACGATGGAAGACACCACCGGACGCGACAGCTCCGTCGTCACCTCGGCGACTCGACCGGTCCCTCTTGAGTACGAATACTCCACAGAGACCCTCTCCGACACCCTGCGCTCACTCGTGCGCAACGACAAGGCCCCCGTCTACGTTGTGTCCTACTCTCAGGCTGGGGCCATCGACCTCGCCACCGGCCTGCTCTCTGTCGATCTCGCATCGAAGGAGCAGAAGGCCGCGATTGCGGCAGCCATCAAGGGATTCACCTTCGCGAAGGGCTTCGGGCAGAACCTGCGCAAACTCCTCCTGCACGGGGTCGGCGTCCACCATGCCGGCATGCTGCCCAAATACCGCAGACTGGTCGAACAGCTCGCGCTCAAGGGGCTGCTGTTGGTCATCTCCGGCACCGATACGCTCGGCGTCGGCATCAACGTTCCCATCCGCTCCGTGCTGCTGACGGGGCTGACGAAGTTCGACGGCCGGAAGATGCGCAAGCTCAGCGTCCGCGAATTCCAGCAGCTGGCAGGCCGTGCCGGACGCGCCGGGTTCGACACCCGCGGCTACGTCATCGCACAGGCACCGGAACATGTCATCGAGAACATGCGGGCAGAAGCCAAAGCGGTCAACACTGACAAGAAAAAGAAGAAGATCAAGAAGAAGTCAGCACCGGCCGGGTTCGTCGGGTGGTCGGAGGAGACCTTCACGAAGCTCATCGAGTCCCAGGCGGAATCCCTGCGCTCACGCATGAAGATCGACCATTCGACGATCCTCAACCTCGTCGCCCGCCCGGGCTCGGACGTGTCCACGATCAGCCGCTTCATCGACAAGACCCACGAAAGTCGGGAACGTCACCTCGACCTCAAACTCACAGCCCTGAGGATCGGGCGCTCTCTCATCGATGCCGGACTCATCGAAGTCAGGGACGGCGAACTGCTCCCGACCACGGATCTGGGACCGCAGTTCGCGCTCAATCAGCCCCTGGCACCCTTCGTCCTCGCCGCGCTCGAGATGCTCGATCCGGAAACGGAGACCTACGCCCTCGACGTGGTCTCGCTCGTCGAATCGACCACCCCGGTGCCGTTCCCAGTCCTCAAAGGCCAACTCGACCGGATCAAGAAGGACACCTTGGCCGAGCTCAAGGCCGACGGACTCGAATACCCGGAACGCATGGCGATCCTCGACGAGATCGAAGGGCCGAAGCCTCTGGCTGAGATCCTCGAGCCCGCGTTCGAACACTTCATCGAGGCCCACCCGTGGCTGCGCGCCGGAAATTTCGAACCGAAGTCGATCGTGCGTGACATGCTTGAGCAGGCGATGGGCTTCACCCAGTTCGTCGGCTACTACAGTCTCACCCGCGTCGAAGGCAGCCTCCTGCGCTACCTCACCGATGTCTTCCGCGCACTGACTCACAATGTACCCGCCGATGACAGGACCGAGGAGCTCTCGACAATCATCGAATGGCTGGGGGAGACGATTGCACGAACCGACTCGTCCCTGCTCGATGAATGGCGGACCCTGCAGGGTCTGTCGCCGACGGATTTCGCCGACGAAGAGCTGCCGGACCTTGATCGCAAGTTCTCCGACAATGTGAGAGTCTTCACCGCCGAGGTCCGCAATGCACTGTTCCACCGCGTGCTGCTGGCCGAGCGAGCCGACTATGCAGAGCTGGGCCGCCTCGATGCCGAGGACGGCTTCGACGCCACAGCCTGGGAAGACGCGATCGAAGACTTCTACGAGGAATATGGCGACCTCCTCACCGATGGCAAGGCCCGGGGCAAGGAATATATCTCGATCGAAGCTGGTTCACAGACGTGGACCGTCCGACAGACCTTGGCCGATCCCGATGACAACAGGGACTGGGCCATCGACGCCGAGGTGGATGTGCCCGCGAGTGATGAAGCCGGAGACATCGTGCTCCGAATCCTTGCGGTCGGAGAGATCAGCGCCCGTCCCCATTCAAGCAATGTCAGTGCCGAGTAA
- the coaE gene encoding dephospho-CoA kinase, producing MLKIGLTGGIGAGKSTVSEILADHGAAIIDADKIAREVVAPGEPLLAQLAQRFGEDVIADDGGLDRPQLAAAAFGDEESTAALNALMHPAIRDRTIAHFAEHSDADVVVHDVPLLVENGMTPSYHLNLLVDVPSELRLQRLMSARGMDRADAESRIARQATDEQRYAVCDVIIDNAGEVSQTRATVARLVEDRILPFAANLAQRQRAQRGPAELVEPGGHDWSLQAQRIIAKLHHGLGDHFPIDHIGSTAVPDLVAKDVIDLQLLVPDLGIARDLSEQLAQLGFPGKGAVDNLGEGQQEAKRFHANTDPGRAVNLHVRTTDSVGAVFARKFVELLSSDEGERRRYEQLKLALAHEHAAEDDSHGYAEAKEPYFLTMRRQLVPASFD from the coding sequence ATGTTGAAAATAGGTCTCACCGGCGGAATCGGTGCCGGGAAGTCAACCGTCTCCGAGATCCTCGCCGACCACGGCGCGGCGATCATCGACGCCGACAAGATCGCGCGCGAGGTCGTCGCACCGGGGGAGCCGCTGCTGGCTCAGCTGGCCCAGAGGTTCGGTGAGGATGTCATCGCCGACGATGGGGGACTCGACCGGCCTCAGCTGGCGGCCGCGGCCTTCGGCGACGAAGAGTCGACGGCGGCGCTCAACGCCCTCATGCATCCAGCCATCCGTGATCGCACGATCGCTCACTTCGCCGAACATTCCGACGCCGATGTGGTCGTCCATGATGTTCCCCTCCTCGTCGAGAATGGGATGACCCCGTCCTACCACCTCAACCTCCTCGTCGATGTGCCGTCCGAACTCCGACTGCAGCGGTTGATGAGCGCCCGAGGCATGGACCGCGCCGATGCCGAGTCACGCATCGCCCGCCAAGCCACAGACGAGCAGCGCTACGCGGTCTGCGACGTCATCATCGACAACGCGGGAGAGGTCAGTCAGACCCGGGCCACCGTCGCCCGACTCGTCGAAGACCGGATCCTCCCGTTTGCGGCCAATCTGGCCCAGCGGCAACGTGCCCAGCGCGGACCGGCCGAACTCGTCGAGCCCGGTGGCCACGACTGGTCGCTGCAGGCACAGCGGATCATCGCCAAACTTCACCACGGTCTCGGCGATCATTTTCCCATCGACCACATCGGATCAACAGCGGTGCCTGATCTCGTCGCGAAGGACGTCATCGACCTGCAGCTGCTCGTCCCCGATCTCGGCATTGCACGTGATCTGTCCGAGCAGTTGGCGCAGCTGGGATTTCCTGGCAAGGGGGCGGTCGACAACCTCGGCGAGGGGCAGCAGGAGGCCAAACGATTTCATGCGAACACGGATCCGGGCCGGGCAGTCAACCTCCACGTCCGAACGACGGACTCCGTCGGTGCCGTCTTCGCACGGAAGTTCGTTGAGCTGCTGAGCAGCGACGAGGGCGAACGGCGCAGGTATGAGCAGCTCAAACTGGCTCTGGCCCACGAACATGCCGCAGAAGACGACTCCCACGGCTATGCGGAGGCGAAGGAACCCTACTTCCTGACGATGCGCCGACAGCTCGTCCCAGCCAGCTTCGACTGA
- the uvrA gene encoding excinuclease ABC subunit UvrA yields the protein MKTNSGEQSAGVSHLDTLWVKGARAHNLKNVEIALPRDSMVVFTGLSGSGKSSLAFDTIFAEGQRRYVESLSSYARMFLGQMDKPDVDFIEGLSPAVSIDQKSTSRNPRSTVGTITEVYDFLRLLWARIGVPHCPVCGEIITKQTPQQIVDQLLELEERTKFLVLAPIVRSRKGEFVDLFTELQAKGFARAIVDGEQISLSEPPTLEKQYKHTISVVVDRLVAKSGLRPRLTDSVETALGLADGRMDVDMVDEGITRTFSEHMSCPNEHALAIDEIEPRTFSFNSPFGACPTCDGIGTRLQVDETLVVPDEDLSLGQGAIAPWAGGKQVTKYFNRLLKGLGDELGFDMKTAWKDLSKADKSAILTGKDYKVHVKYKNRFGRERTYSTGFEGVYQYIQRKHEETESDWSRERYESYMREIPCASCNGARLKPEILAVKVGGKSIAEVSELALDESAEFLSQLELDSRDAAVAAQVMKEINARLGFLLDVGLDYLSLDRPAGSLSGGEAQRIRLATQIGSGLVGVLYVLDEPSIGLHQRDNRRLIETLNKLKELGNTLIVVEHDEDTIASADWIVDIGPGAGEHGGEVIYSGPVPGLKDADRSITGDYLAGRRSIQVPTTRRPVDKDRVVTVEKAVENNLRDVSVSFPLGVLTAVTGVSGSGKSTLVNEILYTQMANVLNGASRVPGRHKRVTGLDNLDKVVHVDQSPIGRTPRSNPATYTGVFDRIRRLFAETESAKIRGYQPGRFSFNVKGGRCENCSGDGTIKIEMNFLPDVYVTCEVCGGARYNRETLEVTFKGKSIAEVLEMPIEQGAEFFAAIPAISRHLNTLVEVGLGYVRLGQPATTLSGGEAQRVKLAAELQKRSRGRTAYVLDEPTTGLHFEDISKLLHVLQGLVDKGNTVIVIEHNLDVIGNADHVIDLGPEGGRGGGKIIAQGTPEEVAGNKKSHTGRFLKAMLDG from the coding sequence ATGAAAACTAACAGCGGTGAGCAGTCTGCAGGTGTGTCGCATCTCGACACTCTGTGGGTCAAGGGCGCACGCGCCCACAACCTCAAGAACGTGGAGATCGCGCTGCCCCGCGACTCCATGGTCGTCTTCACAGGTCTTTCGGGATCAGGGAAGTCCTCCTTGGCCTTCGACACGATCTTCGCCGAGGGGCAGCGCCGTTACGTCGAGTCCCTGTCTTCCTATGCCCGCATGTTCTTAGGACAGATGGACAAGCCCGACGTCGATTTCATCGAGGGCCTGTCACCGGCGGTGTCGATCGATCAGAAGTCGACGTCCCGCAACCCCCGGTCCACCGTCGGCACCATCACCGAGGTTTATGACTTCCTGCGCCTCCTGTGGGCTCGGATCGGTGTGCCGCATTGCCCCGTGTGCGGTGAGATCATCACCAAGCAGACCCCGCAGCAGATCGTTGATCAGCTGCTCGAACTCGAAGAGAGGACGAAGTTCCTCGTTCTGGCTCCCATCGTCAGGTCCCGGAAGGGCGAGTTCGTCGACCTCTTCACCGAGCTGCAGGCCAAGGGATTCGCCCGCGCCATCGTCGATGGTGAGCAGATCAGCCTCAGCGAACCGCCCACGCTGGAGAAGCAGTACAAGCACACGATCTCCGTCGTCGTCGACCGTCTGGTGGCGAAGTCGGGACTGCGCCCTCGCCTGACCGACTCTGTTGAGACGGCACTCGGCCTTGCCGACGGTCGCATGGATGTCGACATGGTCGACGAAGGCATCACTCGGACGTTCTCTGAGCACATGTCGTGCCCGAACGAGCACGCTTTGGCGATCGACGAGATCGAGCCGCGGACCTTTTCATTCAACTCACCCTTCGGCGCCTGCCCCACCTGTGACGGCATCGGCACTCGACTGCAGGTCGATGAGACCCTCGTCGTCCCCGATGAGGACCTCAGCCTCGGCCAGGGAGCGATCGCCCCGTGGGCCGGCGGCAAACAGGTCACGAAGTACTTCAACCGACTCCTCAAAGGCCTCGGAGACGAACTCGGCTTCGATATGAAGACCGCGTGGAAGGACCTGTCGAAGGCGGACAAGTCAGCGATCCTCACCGGCAAGGACTACAAGGTCCACGTCAAATACAAGAACCGCTTCGGCCGTGAACGTACATACTCGACCGGATTCGAAGGCGTTTACCAGTACATCCAGCGCAAACACGAGGAAACCGAATCCGACTGGTCGCGGGAACGCTACGAGTCCTATATGCGTGAGATCCCCTGTGCCAGCTGCAACGGAGCCCGCCTCAAACCGGAGATCCTGGCAGTCAAGGTCGGCGGAAAGTCGATCGCCGAGGTCTCGGAGCTCGCTCTCGACGAATCAGCGGAGTTCCTCTCACAGCTGGAGCTGGACTCCCGAGACGCGGCAGTCGCAGCTCAGGTGATGAAGGAGATCAACGCCCGACTCGGATTCCTCCTCGACGTCGGACTCGACTATCTCAGCCTCGATCGCCCCGCCGGCTCCCTGTCCGGCGGTGAGGCCCAGCGCATCCGTTTGGCCACGCAGATCGGTTCTGGCCTCGTCGGGGTCCTCTACGTCCTCGACGAACCTTCGATCGGTCTCCACCAGCGCGACAACAGGCGTCTCATCGAGACTCTGAACAAGCTCAAGGAACTCGGCAACACCCTCATCGTCGTCGAACATGATGAGGACACCATCGCCTCGGCGGACTGGATCGTCGACATCGGTCCTGGGGCGGGCGAGCACGGGGGAGAGGTCATCTACTCGGGCCCTGTTCCCGGGCTCAAGGACGCAGACCGGTCCATCACCGGCGACTACCTCGCCGGGCGCAGGTCGATCCAGGTTCCCACGACCCGCCGGCCGGTGGACAAGGATCGTGTCGTCACGGTCGAGAAGGCCGTCGAGAACAACCTTCGCGATGTCTCCGTCTCGTTCCCCCTCGGGGTGCTCACCGCCGTCACGGGTGTTTCCGGCTCCGGAAAGTCGACGTTGGTCAACGAGATCCTCTATACCCAGATGGCCAACGTCCTCAACGGTGCCTCACGGGTGCCGGGTCGGCACAAGCGGGTCACAGGACTGGACAACCTCGACAAGGTCGTCCACGTCGACCAGTCGCCGATCGGTCGGACCCCACGGTCGAACCCGGCGACCTACACGGGCGTCTTCGACCGCATCCGGCGCCTATTCGCCGAGACCGAATCGGCCAAGATCCGCGGTTATCAGCCGGGCCGGTTCTCCTTCAACGTCAAGGGCGGGCGTTGCGAGAACTGCAGCGGCGACGGGACGATCAAGATCGAGATGAACTTCCTGCCCGACGTCTACGTCACCTGCGAGGTCTGCGGGGGAGCCCGCTACAACCGGGAAACGCTTGAAGTCACCTTCAAAGGCAAATCCATCGCCGAGGTGCTGGAGATGCCCATCGAGCAGGGTGCTGAATTCTTCGCCGCGATCCCCGCGATCTCCCGTCACCTCAACACGCTGGTCGAGGTCGGCCTTGGCTATGTTCGTCTGGGACAGCCTGCGACCACGCTCTCCGGTGGCGAAGCGCAGCGTGTGAAGCTGGCGGCCGAACTCCAGAAGCGCTCCCGCGGACGCACCGCCTACGTTCTCGACGAACCGACCACGGGTCTGCACTTCGAAGACATCTCGAAGCTCCTGCACGTGCTGCAGGGCCTTGTCGATAAGGGCAACACCGTCATCGTCATCGAACACAACCTCGATGTCATCGGCAATGCCGACCACGTCATCGACCTGGGTCCCGAAGGTGGACGAGGCGGTGGAAAGATCATCGCCCAGGGCACACCGGAAGAGGTGGCCGGCAACAAGAAGAGCCACACGGGACGGTTCCTCAAAGCGATGCTCGATGGCTGA
- a CDS encoding YciI family protein, with the protein MPVFAVNYVYGPDTDTRMESRPAHRAWQSELYDAGTVLASGPLDNDPAPGGLLLMQAATREDLEAHLADDPYASVGVIDETIIREWTPVFGPFSQA; encoded by the coding sequence ATGCCGGTTTTCGCTGTCAACTATGTCTATGGGCCAGATACTGACACCCGGATGGAGTCGCGGCCCGCCCATCGTGCGTGGCAGTCCGAACTGTACGACGCCGGCACCGTTCTGGCTTCAGGCCCACTGGACAATGATCCGGCACCCGGTGGTCTGCTGCTGATGCAGGCTGCCACCCGTGAAGACCTCGAGGCTCATCTGGCCGATGACCCCTATGCCTCCGTCGGCGTAATCGACGAGACGATCATTCGGGAGTGGACACCGGTCTTCGGCCCATTCTCCCAAGCCTGA
- the uvrB gene encoding excinuclease ABC subunit UvrB: protein MSSERPLPAIGHRPDVTRTVAPFEVVSEYSPSGDQPTAIAEISERLDQGERDIVLLGATGTGKSATTAWLIEQVQRPTLIMAPNKTLAAQLANEFRQLLPNNAVEYFVSYYDYYQPEAYVPQTDTFIEKDSSVNDEVERLRHSATNSLLTRRDVVVVSTVSCIYGLGTPEEYVDRMVTLQRGEQCDRDELLKRFVSMQYARNDMAFTRGTFRVRGDTVEIIPQYEELALRIEFFGDEIESLQTLHPLTGEIVREEETIHVFPASHYVASENRMGRAVSEIEDELQKRLSEFESQNKLLEAQRLKMRTTYDLEMMESMGFTSGIENYSRHIDGRPAGSAPNCLLDYFPEDFLLVVDESHVTVPQIGGMYEGDMSRKRTLVEHGFRLPSAMDNRPLKFDEFRERIGQAVYLSATPGNFELGNANGYVQQIIRPTGLVDPEIVVKPTKGQIDDLLDEIRTRVDAQERVLVTTLTKKMAEDLTDYLLEHDVRVQYLHSDVDTLRRVELLTELRAGEFDVLVGINLLREGLDLPEVSLVAILDADKEGFLRSATSLIQTIGRAARNINGQVHMYADTITRSMKEAIDETDRRREIQVAHNKEHGIDPMPLVKKIADITERLQREDADTRELLTEFDYGKGKRGYNSTLTDEQRQAAGKSGSLRPPAADLTELIESLTSQMHTAAAELQFELAARLRDELSDLKQELRQMKQAGHA, encoded by the coding sequence ATGAGCTCAGAACGTCCCCTGCCAGCCATCGGTCACCGGCCAGATGTCACGCGCACCGTCGCCCCGTTCGAAGTCGTATCCGAATACTCCCCATCCGGTGATCAGCCCACGGCGATCGCCGAGATCTCCGAACGCCTCGATCAGGGGGAGCGGGACATCGTCCTGCTGGGTGCCACCGGTACAGGCAAGTCCGCGACCACGGCCTGGCTGATCGAACAGGTGCAGCGCCCGACCCTGATCATGGCACCGAACAAGACACTGGCCGCGCAGCTGGCCAACGAGTTCCGACAGCTCCTGCCCAACAATGCCGTCGAGTACTTCGTCTCCTATTACGACTACTATCAGCCAGAGGCCTACGTTCCGCAGACCGACACCTTCATCGAGAAGGACTCCTCGGTCAACGACGAGGTGGAGCGGCTGCGTCACTCCGCGACGAACTCCCTGCTGACTCGCCGTGACGTCGTCGTGGTCTCGACAGTGTCCTGCATCTATGGTCTGGGCACGCCGGAAGAGTACGTCGACCGGATGGTGACGCTGCAGAGAGGCGAACAGTGTGACCGTGACGAACTGCTCAAACGCTTCGTGTCGATGCAGTACGCCCGCAACGACATGGCGTTCACTCGCGGCACCTTTCGGGTCAGAGGCGACACGGTCGAGATCATCCCGCAGTATGAAGAACTGGCCCTGCGCATCGAGTTCTTCGGCGATGAGATCGAATCCCTGCAGACGCTGCACCCGCTGACCGGTGAGATCGTGCGTGAGGAAGAGACCATCCACGTCTTCCCCGCCTCACACTATGTCGCCAGTGAGAATCGGATGGGTCGGGCTGTCAGCGAGATCGAGGATGAGCTGCAGAAGCGGCTGAGCGAATTCGAATCCCAGAACAAACTCCTCGAGGCACAACGTCTGAAGATGCGCACCACCTACGACCTCGAGATGATGGAGTCCATGGGCTTCACCTCCGGCATCGAGAACTACTCCCGCCACATCGACGGACGCCCCGCCGGATCGGCACCGAACTGCCTGCTCGACTACTTCCCCGAAGACTTCTTGCTCGTCGTCGATGAGTCCCATGTGACGGTGCCCCAGATCGGCGGCATGTACGAGGGCGACATGTCGCGCAAACGCACATTGGTCGAGCATGGTTTCCGCCTGCCCAGCGCGATGGACAACCGTCCGCTGAAATTCGACGAGTTCCGTGAACGCATCGGGCAGGCCGTGTACCTGTCCGCGACCCCGGGTAACTTCGAACTGGGCAACGCGAACGGCTATGTCCAGCAGATCATCCGACCCACCGGCCTGGTCGATCCGGAGATCGTCGTCAAACCGACGAAGGGACAGATCGACGATCTGCTCGACGAGATCAGAACCCGCGTCGACGCCCAGGAGAGAGTCCTGGTGACCACACTGACGAAGAAGATGGCCGAGGACCTCACAGACTATCTCCTCGAACACGATGTGCGCGTTCAGTACCTCCACTCCGACGTCGACACTCTGCGCCGAGTCGAACTCCTGACAGAGCTGCGTGCCGGAGAGTTCGACGTACTCGTGGGCATCAACCTTCTGCGTGAGGGACTCGACCTGCCCGAGGTCTCCCTCGTGGCCATCCTCGACGCCGACAAGGAAGGCTTCCTGCGTTCGGCCACCTCACTGATCCAGACGATTGGCCGCGCAGCCCGAAACATCAACGGTCAGGTGCACATGTACGCCGACACCATCACCCGGTCGATGAAGGAAGCCATCGACGAGACCGATCGCCGACGCGAGATCCAGGTTGCTCACAACAAGGAACACGGGATCGACCCCATGCCGCTGGTCAAGAAGATCGCGGACATCACCGAACGTCTGCAGCGCGAGGACGCAGACACTCGTGAGCTCCTCACCGAATTCGACTACGGCAAGGGCAAACGCGGATATAACTCGACGCTGACCGATGAACAGCGTCAGGCCGCAGGAAAGTCGGGATCGCTGCGCCCACCTGCTGCCGACCTGACCGAACTCATCGAGTCCCTGACCTCACAGATGCACACGGCCGCAGCAGAGCTGCAGTTCGAACTCGCCGCCCGGCTGAGAGACGAACTCTCGGACCTCAAGCAGGAGCTGCGGCAGATGAAGCAGGCCGGGCACGCCTGA
- a CDS encoding TerC/Alx family metal homeostasis membrane protein produces MDILSSTLAAGGQAAAGSESAIPPWFMITSGIVVVAILVFDLLLVIKRPHTPSMKEAGIWVAFYVGLAIIFAGALFAIGDATHGSEFLTGWLLEYSLSIDNLFVFIIIMGSFSVPRKYQQEVLMVGIIIAIIFRGIFILAGSAIITAFVEVFFIFGIFLLIVAYRQAFSDEDEGDGENGLIRLLRKRINVVDEYHGNSLRVTIEGKKYWTPMFIVFIAIGSTDVMFALDSIPAIFGVTQNTFLVFTANVFALMGLRQLYFLLGGLVDKLVYLHYGIAAILAFIGVKLFIHALHESDWEFLSWGTNIPEVPTWLSLSFIVVAMAVATLASLAKMKKDGIPIRSTNTENSGDSQD; encoded by the coding sequence ATGGATATCCTGTCCTCCACGCTCGCAGCAGGCGGTCAAGCCGCAGCTGGGAGTGAATCCGCCATTCCCCCGTGGTTCATGATCACATCGGGCATTGTCGTCGTCGCCATCCTCGTCTTCGACCTCCTTCTCGTCATCAAGCGCCCCCACACTCCGTCGATGAAGGAAGCCGGCATCTGGGTCGCCTTCTATGTGGGCCTCGCCATCATCTTCGCCGGCGCTCTCTTCGCCATCGGAGACGCAACGCACGGCAGCGAGTTCCTCACCGGTTGGCTGCTCGAATACTCCCTGAGTATCGACAACCTGTTCGTGTTCATCATCATCATGGGCAGCTTCTCGGTTCCGCGGAAGTATCAGCAGGAAGTCCTCATGGTGGGCATCATCATCGCCATCATCTTCCGCGGCATCTTCATCTTGGCCGGTTCCGCGATCATCACCGCATTCGTCGAGGTCTTCTTCATCTTCGGCATCTTCCTCCTCATCGTCGCCTACAGGCAGGCATTCAGCGACGAGGACGAAGGCGACGGCGAGAACGGGCTCATCCGCCTCCTGCGCAAACGGATCAACGTCGTCGACGAATACCACGGCAACAGCCTGCGTGTGACGATCGAAGGCAAGAAGTACTGGACTCCCATGTTCATCGTCTTCATTGCGATCGGGTCCACAGACGTCATGTTCGCCCTAGACTCGATTCCGGCGATCTTCGGTGTCACACAGAATACGTTCCTGGTCTTCACGGCCAACGTCTTCGCTCTGATGGGTCTGCGTCAGCTCTATTTCCTCCTCGGAGGCCTCGTCGACAAGCTCGTCTACCTCCACTACGGAATTGCGGCGATCCTTGCCTTCATCGGCGTCAAGCTCTTCATCCACGCTCTGCACGAGTCGGACTGGGAGTTCCTGTCTTGGGGCACCAATATCCCCGAGGTGCCGACGTGGCTGTCATTGAGCTTCATCGTCGTGGCCATGGCTGTGGCGACGCTCGCTTCCTTGGCGAAGATGAAGAAGGACGGCATCCCCATTCGCAGCACGAATACCGAGAACTCAGGGGATTCGCAGGACTGA